Proteins encoded together in one Impatiens glandulifera chromosome 1, dImpGla2.1, whole genome shotgun sequence window:
- the LOC124944978 gene encoding mitogen-activated protein kinase kinase kinase 20-like, whose protein sequence is MNDSTIAKMNDSDQWWKRGRVLGIGGYGVVYEARPLPDDPISLNLPPLMAAKSFFSKDSLDREKQVLSIFKDDHPNIIGYYGCSDYNIFLEYASDGDLYAKIKKTWGGLSEKEVSEYVKGILLGLKYIHKLGLVHCDIKPENILLTGDGVPKIADFGLAMRAGVIREIDARRGTPEYMAPEVITHGVYNWWCDIWALGCTVLKMFTGQNVWGGFPSNKDIKKFIAKHDVIPVIPDSLSFEAIDFLQRCLVRDFRSRWNVESLLQHPFVLRKAKDLNL, encoded by the coding sequence ATGAATGATAGCACAATTGCGAAGATGAATGATAGCGATCAATGGTGGAAAAGGGGAAGAGTTCTTGGTATAGGAGGTTATGGAGTTGTTTATGAAGCTCGTCCGTTGCCCGACGATCCTATCTCTCTTAATCTTCCACCACTTATGGCCGCTAAATCATTCTTTAGTAAGGATTCTCTCGACCGAGAGAAACAGGTTTTGTCAATATTCAAAGATGATCATCCAAACATCATTGGTTATTATGGTTGTTCCGATTACAACATATTTTTGGAATACGCCTCCGACGGCGACTTATATGCAAAAATAAAGAAGACCTGGGGAGGATTATCTGAGAAGGAGGTGAGCGAATATGTTAAAGGAATTCTGTTGGGTTTGAAGTACATTCATAAATTGGGTTTGGTTCATTGCGATATTAAGCCGGAGAATATATTATTGACGGGCGATGGAGTTCCAAAGATTGCAGATTTTGGATTGGCCATGAGAGCAGGAGTGATTCGTGAAATTGATGCAAGGCGAGGGACGCCGGAGTATATGGCTCCAGAAGTGATAACACACGGAGTATACAACTGGTGGTGTGATATTTGGGCATTGGGCTGCACTGTATTGAAGATGTTTACCGGACAGAATGTATGGGGAGGATTTCCGtcaaataaagatataaaaaaattcattgcAAAACACGATGTCATTCCAGTAATTCCTGACAGTTTGTCTTTTGAGGCTATAGATTTCTTGCAAAGATGTCTTGTAAGGGATTTTAGAAGTAGATGGAACGTCGAATCACTGCTCCAACATCCATTCGTATTGAGAAAGGCGAAAGATCTCAacttataa